In the Clostridium beijerinckii genome, one interval contains:
- a CDS encoding DoxX family membrane protein: MRFFRNKYLVPVWTILRIWLGYQWIVPAIEKLKDPTWVGSQSGVAITGFLKGALAKATGDHPSVQLWYARFVESVALPNVGVFTYVVPAGELLVGISLILGAFTIAGLIGGAFMNLNYLLAGTTSTNPILYTAAIILMAAGANAYKIGIDQLIVSFWKKKYGKQ, translated from the coding sequence ATGAGATTTTTTAGAAATAAATATTTAGTTCCTGTGTGGACAATTTTGCGTATATGGCTAGGCTATCAATGGATAGTTCCAGCAATAGAGAAACTTAAGGATCCAACTTGGGTAGGAAGTCAATCAGGTGTAGCGATAACAGGATTTTTAAAAGGAGCTTTAGCTAAAGCAACCGGAGATCATCCATCAGTACAGTTGTGGTATGCAAGATTTGTTGAAAGTGTTGCTTTGCCAAATGTAGGAGTATTCACGTATGTAGTTCCAGCCGGAGAACTTCTTGTTGGTATTAGTTTAATCCTTGGAGCTTTTACTATAGCAGGTTTGATTGGTGGAGCATTTATGAATCTAAATTACTTATTAGCAGGAACTACTAGCACTAATCCAATTTTATATACTGCAGCTATAATTTTAATGGCAGCTGGAGCAAACGCTTATAAAATTGGGATTGATCAGTTAATTGTATCCTTTTGGAAAAAGAAATATGGTAAACAATAA
- a CDS encoding cupredoxin domain-containing protein, which produces MNIIRKVNKAIYKCLNNRKYVRLFAIGAIILLFSSIVSSFDMSEKLKHNLSVNKANASRLNIANASIENGVQVVRITVDNNGYTPDVIYVQKDIPVKLIFEGDQLNSCNNGIVLPSFNIDKDFKSGENIIEFIPKDEDIEFSCWMGMIKGIIKITDSIESINETEKF; this is translated from the coding sequence ATGAATATTATAAGAAAAGTTAATAAAGCAATATATAAATGTTTAAACAACAGAAAATATGTAAGATTATTTGCTATAGGTGCAATTATTCTATTATTTAGTAGTATTGTATCAAGTTTTGATATGAGTGAAAAATTAAAACATAACTTATCAGTAAATAAAGCTAATGCATCTCGCTTAAATATAGCTAATGCGTCTATTGAAAATGGGGTTCAGGTAGTAAGAATAACAGTAGATAATAATGGTTATACCCCTGATGTTATTTATGTTCAAAAAGATATTCCTGTTAAGTTGATATTTGAAGGAGATCAACTTAATTCGTGTAATAATGGAATAGTATTACCATCTTTCAATATAGATAAAGATTTCAAATCAGGAGAAAATATAATAGAATTTATCCCCAAAGATGAAGACATAGAGTTTAGTTGCTGGATGGGAATGATAAAAGGAATAATTAAAATTACAGATAGCATTGAGTCCATAAATGAGACCGAAAAATTTTAA
- a CDS encoding methyl-accepting chemotaxis protein, producing MKIFNNLKLAQKLIFCFLLISLLIGIIGFRGISEIKKINANSTSMYEDNLIHLKTVEELKANFLQIHSDLLALLTTKDAAKKQDIENEIEKLTNEDMMISEEFKNAGETGEEEKLLTNFIKLHEEYMMSRKDFMDLINANKYDEAQTAFQMVTEARDKTFDSINKIIDSNIKEAENANNVNNLIFKNSFNLMIGIVIFGFIFAILLGVLISTLISKQINKVLVFADALGRGDLTQRIDFYSKDEIGKISNALNKAAENTRSLISTIISNSSSIKESSEEIYNTIEGISTKMNNINEATKEITTGTEELSATSQEVNASIEEITSNSIELSNKAKDCDQASNDIQIRASEIKDKGLKSINISKKIYKEKQENILKAIEEGKVVEKIKVMADSIANIASQTNLLALNAAIESARAGEMGKGFAVVADEIRKLAEQSAENVSNIQEVITQVNNAFNNLSHNTQEILAHIDNNVNPDYELFLETAFKYEKDAVFIKSMSKEIANGTNQILSSIEQTSAAIETVSSTAQQSAESSEGILNSVDETTAAIQEVANSAQRQAELSEELNFLVQKFKI from the coding sequence ATGAAAATATTTAATAATTTAAAACTTGCACAAAAACTTATATTTTGCTTCTTATTAATTTCATTACTTATAGGGATTATTGGATTTAGAGGTATATCAGAAATAAAAAAAATAAATGCAAATTCAACCTCTATGTATGAAGATAATTTAATACATTTAAAAACAGTTGAGGAGTTAAAAGCAAACTTTTTACAGATACATTCAGATTTATTAGCGCTTTTAACAACAAAAGATGCAGCTAAAAAACAGGATATTGAAAATGAAATAGAAAAATTAACAAATGAAGATATGATGATTTCTGAAGAATTTAAAAATGCAGGTGAAACAGGTGAAGAAGAAAAATTATTAACAAATTTTATAAAGCTTCACGAAGAATATATGATGTCACGTAAAGATTTTATGGACTTAATAAATGCAAATAAATATGATGAAGCACAAACGGCTTTTCAAATGGTAACTGAGGCTAGGGATAAGACTTTTGATAGTATTAATAAAATAATTGATTCAAATATAAAAGAAGCTGAAAATGCAAATAATGTTAATAATTTAATATTTAAGAATTCGTTTAATTTAATGATTGGTATAGTTATATTCGGTTTCATATTTGCAATTTTACTTGGAGTTTTGATTTCAACATTAATATCAAAACAAATAAATAAGGTTTTAGTATTTGCGGATGCTCTAGGTAGAGGTGATTTAACTCAGAGAATAGATTTCTATTCAAAAGATGAAATAGGAAAAATATCAAATGCTTTAAATAAAGCTGCTGAAAACACTAGAAGTCTTATATCAACAATAATTTCAAATTCTAGCAGTATAAAAGAATCAAGTGAAGAAATCTATAACACTATAGAAGGAATTTCTACAAAAATGAACAATATTAATGAAGCTACAAAGGAAATAACAACTGGTACAGAAGAATTGAGTGCAACATCACAAGAAGTAAATGCATCAATTGAAGAAATAACTTCAAATTCTATTGAGTTATCAAATAAGGCAAAGGATTGCGATCAAGCTTCTAATGATATTCAGATACGTGCCTCAGAAATAAAAGATAAGGGACTAAAATCAATAAATATTTCTAAGAAAATATATAAAGAAAAGCAAGAAAATATATTAAAAGCAATAGAAGAAGGAAAAGTTGTTGAAAAAATTAAAGTAATGGCTGATTCTATAGCAAATATAGCATCGCAAACAAATCTTTTAGCATTAAATGCGGCCATTGAATCGGCAAGAGCTGGTGAAATGGGGAAAGGTTTTGCTGTAGTAGCAGATGAGATACGCAAGCTTGCAGAACAGTCAGCAGAGAATGTTTCAAACATACAAGAAGTTATTACTCAGGTAAACAATGCCTTCAATAATCTTTCACATAACACTCAAGAGATATTGGCGCATATTGATAATAATGTAAATCCAGATTATGAGCTTTTTTTAGAAACTGCTTTTAAATATGAAAAGGATGCAGTCTTTATTAAATCTATGTCAAAAGAAATTGCAAATGGTACAAATCAAATACTTAGTTCTATAGAGCAAACTAGTGCTGCAATAGAAACAGTTTCGTCTACTGCTCAGCAATCGGCAGAAAGTTCAGAAGGGATATTAAATAGTGTAGATGAAACAACTGCCGCAATTCAAGAAGTTGCGAATTCTGCACAAAGGCAAGCTGAATTATCTGAAGAACTTAATTTCTTGGTACAAAAATTTAAAATATAG
- a CDS encoding polyprenyl synthetase family protein, whose amino-acid sequence MSNFIKAKNAVSKELYEVEMILKNIGKDFSSGSTQEIFEYFFKVPGKYLRPSLIILSAKAINPEMTIDERMQLINLCVAIELIHSASLVHDDIIDNDLFRRGQKTLNNIYGRKIAVLAGDAFYAKAFSILLKLPTNDAEQIITQVIEKMCVAEIEQAQNHEITKQDYFNIIEGKTASFMAACCKLGAKTVNAKEEEIEALENYGLNLGMLYQIIDDCTDGDSNATKNNITVEDAKEFALKAEQAIKNLETSVYKDSMNSLLNHILESSNKKTKNA is encoded by the coding sequence ATGTCAAATTTTATAAAAGCTAAAAATGCTGTGAGTAAAGAGCTTTATGAAGTTGAGATGATTTTAAAAAATATTGGAAAAGATTTTAGTTCGGGTTCAACTCAAGAGATATTTGAATATTTCTTTAAGGTTCCAGGAAAATATCTTCGTCCTAGTTTGATAATACTTTCAGCTAAAGCTATAAATCCTGAAATGACTATAGATGAGAGAATGCAATTAATTAATTTATGTGTAGCAATTGAGCTAATACATAGTGCTAGTTTGGTACATGACGATATAATTGACAATGATTTATTTCGCCGTGGTCAAAAGACGTTAAATAATATATATGGTAGAAAGATAGCGGTTCTCGCAGGGGATGCCTTTTATGCTAAAGCATTTTCAATATTATTAAAACTACCAACAAATGATGCAGAACAAATAATTACACAAGTTATTGAAAAAATGTGCGTTGCAGAAATTGAACAAGCTCAAAATCATGAAATTACAAAGCAGGATTACTTTAACATAATAGAAGGCAAAACTGCATCCTTTATGGCTGCCTGCTGTAAGCTTGGAGCAAAAACAGTTAATGCAAAAGAAGAAGAAATTGAAGCCTTGGAAAATTACGGCTTAAATTTAGGAATGTTATATCAAATCATTGATGATTGCACAGATGGTGATTCTAACGCTACTAAAAATAATATAACGGTTGAAGATGCTAAAGAGTTTGCTTTAAAAGCTGAACAAGCAATTAAAAATTTAGAGACTTCGGTTTATAAGGATAGCATGAATAGTCTTTTAAATCATATACTTGAATCTTCAAATAAGAAAACAAAAAATGCTTAA
- a CDS encoding YncE family protein produces the protein MSTKKVVATIETGKGAHGVVVSSDNKYVYVTNMYDGTVSVIDNSTDKVIKTIKVEGEPNGISYR, from the coding sequence ATGTCAACTAAGAAAGTAGTTGCAACAATAGAAACTGGAAAAGGAGCTCATGGAGTAGTAGTTAGCTCTGATAATAAATATGTTTATGTTACTAATATGTATGATGGAACTGTAAGTGTTATTGACAATAGCACAGATAAGGTTATTAAAACTATAAAAGTAGAAGGAGAACCAAATGGAATAAGCTACAGGTAA
- a CDS encoding TlpA family protein disulfide reductase has translation MTEIEKLYQETKDSDLVIVSVEIGEPLNAVKSFIDSNKYNFKVLIDPDQSVATKYNITSIPTSYFIDKDGNILSKHVGDMNINQMKAYIKTLDK, from the coding sequence ATGACCGAGATAGAAAAATTATATCAAGAAACAAAGGATAGTGACTTAGTTATAGTTTCTGTAGAAATCGGTGAGCCATTAAATGCTGTTAAATCATTTATTGATAGTAACAAATATAACTTTAAGGTACTTATAGACCCTGATCAAAGTGTAGCTACAAAATATAACATAACTTCAATTCCTACTTCATACTTTATTGATAAAGACGGAAATATACTTTCTAAGCATGTTGGTGACATGAATATCAACCAAATGAAAGCCTATATCAAAACTCTAGATAAATAA
- the ftsX gene encoding permease-like cell division protein FtsX: MNFNTFKYYIIDALKSLNRNRTISIASVITVTSTLFIMGVSMLLMLNINIGMSNAKSQVQIQVFLNNSVTNKDQENLEQKLNNISGIKSVKFEDKSEALKKFNKQVSEDNSSLLNNYDSSNNPLPNSFIIDLENPEISHQVISAIENMPGIESIGNDQEFTNKIIPISKNVKWIGIALFILMVSVSIFLISNTIKLAIYSRRREIGIMKVVGATDWFIRWPLIIEGALIGLFGAVCSNILIYYLYKLVFIKINENLLLINLISPSYITQTLQWQFILVGILIGSVGSFWSLIKFLKV; the protein is encoded by the coding sequence ATGAATTTTAATACCTTCAAATATTATATTATTGATGCATTAAAGAGTTTAAATAGAAATAGAACCATTAGTATAGCATCAGTTATTACAGTGACCTCAACTTTATTTATAATGGGAGTCTCAATGCTATTAATGCTAAATATAAATATAGGAATGAGTAATGCTAAATCCCAGGTTCAAATACAAGTATTTTTAAATAATAGCGTTACTAATAAAGATCAAGAAAACTTAGAGCAAAAGTTAAATAATATTTCTGGTATCAAAAGTGTTAAATTTGAAGATAAATCAGAGGCTTTAAAAAAGTTTAATAAACAGGTTTCTGAAGATAATAGTTCTTTATTAAATAATTATGATTCTTCCAATAATCCGCTGCCTAATTCATTTATAATAGATCTAGAAAATCCTGAAATATCACATCAAGTGATAAGCGCAATCGAAAATATGCCTGGTATAGAATCCATTGGCAATGATCAGGAATTTACAAATAAAATAATTCCAATATCCAAAAACGTGAAATGGATTGGAATTGCTTTATTCATATTAATGGTATCAGTTTCTATATTCCTTATTAGTAATACTATAAAATTAGCTATTTACTCAAGACGTAGAGAAATTGGAATAATGAAAGTTGTTGGAGCAACTGATTGGTTTATTAGATGGCCGCTTATTATTGAAGGTGCACTTATTGGTTTGTTTGGAGCAGTATGTTCAAATATATTAATATACTATCTCTATAAACTAGTTTTTATAAAGATAAATGAAAATTTACTTTTAATAAACTTAATATCACCATCTTATATTACGCAAACCCTCCAATGGCAGTTTATATTAGTTGGGATTTTAATTGGAAGTGTAGGAAGCTTCTGGTCTTTAATTAAATTTTTAAAAGTATAA
- a CDS encoding DUF378 domain-containing protein, with amino-acid sequence MRTITWVLIVAAAIRLGIIGFLGDDFIGLAFGSAPVTMSWLDRIVCGIVGIAGIYAIYLLFKGTNSEVA; translated from the coding sequence ATGAGAACAATAACATGGGTATTGATTGTTGCAGCTGCTATAAGATTAGGAATAATAGGTTTTTTGGGAGATGATTTCATAGGGCTTGCCTTTGGTTCTGCACCTGTAACAATGTCTTGGCTCGATCGGATAGTTTGTGGCATTGTTGGTATAGCAGGGATATATGCAATTTATTTATTATTCAAAGGAACGAATAGTGAAGTAGCCTAG
- a CDS encoding sensor histidine kinase: protein MKQSIRGRLSFIIIFCAVATVLLSALLVNITITNTFNKYMENIQTQRNTRLVEYFQQVYKSDGGWNITSGEEMMHEAYMSNYCLSLLDDNKKVVWEMNHEDIQNKNHMTVNGKEETGVYTSNTFDINVNGKTVGYIIVGQYSPVLLSQEDISFKGQINKSIVFSGVLTLIVVALISLIISKQFSEPIKEVSKTSVSLSKGNYNSRSNIKSNIEEIRNLTESINDLGEKLNSQDVLRKRLISDISHEIRTPLNVLQNNLEAMIDGIIPVTTDKLNSLNDEVIRFGKLLNNLNSLKQIESDEIVLKLGRVNIGELISNVISDFNIAADEKNIKLIINKEEGKNFIVVGDYDKLKQVFINLISNAIKFNNINGTVWVNISSDINSVIIKIKDNGIGIKKEDLPYVFERMYRGDKSRHKIEGSGIGLTLVKKILTLHSGTIDVESKEDKETVFTVCINKSN, encoded by the coding sequence ATGAAGCAAAGTATTAGGGGGAGATTGAGTTTTATTATAATATTTTGCGCAGTAGCTACCGTATTATTATCAGCTTTATTAGTAAATATAACTATAACGAATACATTCAATAAGTATATGGAAAATATACAAACTCAAAGAAATACAAGGTTAGTAGAATATTTTCAACAAGTTTATAAAAGTGATGGTGGATGGAATATTACTTCGGGGGAAGAAATGATGCATGAAGCGTATATGAGTAATTACTGTTTAAGTCTTTTGGATGATAATAAAAAGGTTGTATGGGAAATGAACCATGAAGATATACAAAATAAAAATCATATGACAGTAAATGGCAAGGAAGAAACCGGAGTGTATACTTCCAATACTTTTGATATAAATGTAAATGGAAAAACAGTAGGTTATATTATTGTCGGACAGTATTCGCCTGTTTTGCTTTCACAGGAAGATATAAGCTTCAAGGGACAAATTAATAAGAGTATTGTATTTAGTGGAGTATTAACACTAATAGTAGTAGCATTGATAAGTCTTATTATATCAAAGCAATTTTCTGAACCAATAAAGGAAGTTTCAAAAACTTCTGTAAGTTTATCAAAAGGAAATTATAATTCTAGATCAAATATAAAAAGTAATATTGAAGAAATTCGGAATTTAACTGAGAGCATAAATGATTTAGGTGAGAAATTAAATAGTCAGGATGTATTAAGAAAGCGTCTTATTTCAGATATATCCCATGAAATTAGAACTCCATTAAATGTATTACAAAATAATTTAGAGGCAATGATAGATGGAATTATACCTGTAACTACTGATAAACTTAATAGCTTAAATGATGAAGTAATAAGATTTGGCAAGCTTTTAAATAATTTGAATTCATTAAAACAAATAGAGTCAGATGAAATAGTGCTTAAATTAGGAAGGGTTAATATAGGGGAGCTTATTTCAAATGTAATTAGTGATTTTAATATTGCTGCTGATGAAAAAAATATAAAGTTAATTATTAATAAAGAAGAAGGTAAAAATTTTATTGTAGTAGGCGATTACGATAAATTGAAACAAGTATTTATAAATCTTATATCTAATGCAATTAAATTTAACAATATAAATGGAACTGTATGGGTCAATATTAGTAGCGATATAAACTCAGTTATCATTAAAATTAAGGATAATGGAATTGGAATTAAAAAAGAAGATTTACCTTATGTTTTTGAAAGAATGTATCGTGGAGATAAAAGTAGACATAAAATTGAGGGAAGCGGAATAGGTCTTACACTTGTAAAGAAAATATTAACTTTGCATTCTGGAACAATAGATGTAGAAAGTAAGGAAGATAAGGAAACTGTATTTACAGTATGCATAAACAAAAGTAATTAA
- the lgt gene encoding prolipoprotein diacylglyceryl transferase encodes MKELFSFGPIHIYFFGLMIALAVITGGAFAIKQGEKRGINEDIIFNLIFIVVIAGVLGARLFYILFYNPSFYFSNPGEIFKINEGGLSIHGGIVSAVLAGYIYSIKSKISFLKLADISVVGIALAQGIGRVGCDVFGKPMANIMIWGINYNGQLLHPAQVYEFILDYILFIVLWRRSYKKKFEGELFIIYLIAFAIIRGIVEFFRINPVIWGPFSISHLLSLALVIIGLAIYIFLSKRVAGNDRIYVEENKVNLTSSIIILIALVVISVFVFYFVQG; translated from the coding sequence ATGAAGGAACTGTTTAGTTTTGGCCCAATACATATATACTTTTTTGGACTAATGATAGCATTAGCTGTAATTACAGGCGGAGCATTTGCAATTAAGCAAGGGGAAAAAAGAGGAATAAATGAAGACATAATATTTAATCTAATTTTTATTGTTGTTATAGCGGGTGTATTAGGAGCTAGATTATTTTATATTCTTTTTTATAATCCATCATTTTATTTTAGTAATCCAGGAGAAATATTTAAAATAAATGAGGGTGGGTTATCTATACACGGAGGAATTGTTTCCGCTGTGCTTGCAGGATACATATACTCTATTAAGAGTAAGATATCATTTTTAAAACTTGCAGATATTTCAGTGGTGGGTATTGCATTGGCTCAAGGTATAGGTAGAGTAGGGTGCGATGTATTTGGCAAACCAATGGCAAACATAATGATATGGGGGATTAACTATAATGGGCAACTGCTTCATCCTGCACAAGTATATGAGTTTATTTTAGACTATATATTATTTATAGTTCTATGGAGAAGAAGTTACAAGAAAAAATTTGAAGGTGAATTATTTATAATTTACTTAATCGCTTTTGCCATAATAAGAGGTATTGTAGAATTCTTTAGAATAAATCCTGTTATCTGGGGTCCGTTTTCAATTTCGCATTTATTAAGTCTTGCTTTAGTTATTATAGGATTAGCCATTTATATATTCTTATCCAAGAGGGTCGCAGGAAACGATAGGATTTATGTGGAAGAGAATAAAGTAAATTTAACAAGTTCAATAATTATTTTAATTGCATTGGTGGTAATATCTGTATTTGTATTTTATTTTGTGCAAGGATAA
- a CDS encoding TVP38/TMEM64 family protein, with protein MFNINDVVEILRNNSSIAIPISLIISIGISLVGILPSVFITGANIVFFGPINGFFISLLGEAIGAYITFIIYRLGFKRKIEKFTDRNRLISRIVKSDGREAGLLIFQGRIIPFIPSGIITLAASISSVDSTIFTVATLIGKVPSIALEALVSYDIINIYDNWIRLVITFISLIVIKFTIAKKKDY; from the coding sequence ATGTTCAATATAAATGATGTAGTGGAGATCTTGAGAAATAATAGCTCTATTGCGATACCTATAAGTCTAATAATAAGTATAGGCATTTCCCTTGTTGGTATATTACCGTCAGTATTTATAACAGGAGCGAACATAGTTTTCTTCGGGCCTATTAATGGCTTTTTCATATCTCTGTTAGGTGAAGCAATAGGAGCATATATTACTTTTATTATCTATAGATTAGGTTTTAAAAGGAAGATTGAAAAATTCACAGATAGAAATAGGTTAATTTCTAGAATAGTTAAAAGTGATGGAAGAGAGGCGGGGCTACTAATATTTCAAGGAAGAATCATTCCATTTATACCATCAGGAATTATAACACTTGCAGCATCAATAAGTAGTGTTGATAGTACAATATTCACTGTTGCAACATTGATTGGAAAGGTTCCATCTATAGCGTTAGAGGCACTTGTTAGCTATGACATAATTAATATTTACGATAATTGGATAAGGCTAGTCATAACATTTATTAGTCTAATAGTTATTAAATTTACAATTGCAAAGAAAAAAGATTATTAA
- a CDS encoding NlpC/P60 family protein, with the protein MKKTIKTVMLATALVMITQVSAFAAPTSNQAQTQLEQNKNSLKEVQDKRHQLEASIEELDNQIEDYMMKIEANKNNITGAENDIQTTKKQITQVEKEVEAKQDVLDQRVRAMYINGQSNYLKILLESESFSDLITRAEAIRKIIGLDKQVISDLNDKKSEVESKKTSLEVKYNDLLALKSENEDKLISLNTNIADQKKLIQEAKDQEKLFASKVDESQVQVSATMNQVNKIRNEAPRVTNASRGAKSAPVSDNNIIAYASNFLGTPYLWGGTSPSTGFDCSGFTQYVYAHFGISLGRTTYDQINDGYEVSKSELQPGDLIFYGKGGNPTHMGMYVGNGTYIHAPRTGDVIKISSIDRPDYITARRVK; encoded by the coding sequence GTGAAAAAAACAATTAAAACGGTTATGCTTGCAACAGCATTAGTGATGATTACTCAAGTTTCAGCATTTGCTGCACCAACATCTAATCAAGCACAAACTCAATTGGAGCAAAATAAAAATTCCTTAAAGGAAGTACAAGATAAACGACACCAGCTTGAAGCAAGCATTGAAGAGTTGGATAATCAAATTGAAGATTATATGATGAAGATTGAAGCAAATAAGAATAACATAACTGGGGCAGAAAACGATATCCAAACAACAAAAAAGCAAATTACTCAGGTTGAAAAAGAAGTAGAAGCTAAGCAAGATGTATTAGATCAAAGAGTAAGAGCTATGTACATAAATGGGCAGTCTAACTATCTAAAAATCTTATTGGAATCTGAAAGTTTCAGTGATTTAATAACAAGAGCTGAAGCAATTAGAAAAATAATTGGACTTGATAAACAAGTAATAAGTGATTTAAATGATAAGAAGTCAGAAGTAGAAAGTAAAAAAACATCTCTTGAAGTTAAGTATAATGATTTGCTTGCATTAAAAAGCGAAAATGAAGACAAGCTTATAAGTCTAAATACAAATATAGCAGATCAAAAGAAGCTTATTCAAGAGGCCAAAGATCAGGAAAAATTATTTGCATCAAAAGTAGATGAATCTCAAGTGCAAGTAAGCGCAACTATGAATCAAGTAAATAAAATAAGAAATGAAGCACCTAGAGTTACTAATGCATCGAGAGGCGCAAAATCTGCACCCGTTTCTGATAATAACATAATAGCATATGCTTCAAATTTCTTAGGAACTCCTTACCTGTGGGGAGGAACAAGTCCTTCTACAGGATTCGATTGTTCTGGTTTTACACAATATGTATATGCACACTTTGGTATTAGCCTTGGAAGAACAACTTATGACCAAATAAATGATGGATATGAAGTTTCAAAATCCGAACTACAGCCTGGAGATTTAATATTCTATGGTAAGGGCGGAAATCCTACTCATATGGGAATGTATGTAGGGAATGGGACATATATTCATGCGCCGAGAACAGGTGATGTAATAAAAATATCATCAATAGATAGACCAGATTATATTACAGCAAGAAGAGTTAAATAA
- a CDS encoding response regulator transcription factor, which yields MNNILIIEDEKSVSDVVKAYLEREGYGVYSTENGLDGIEVFRKERIDLVILDLMLPDIDGEEVCKILRKISDVYIFMLTAKSTLSDKIEGLNIGADEYLTKPLSPRELTARVNALFRRVRTRKENVLSFNNNKLIIDFDKRLVKLSGEEVSLTPNEFDILYILASNQGKVFTREAIIERAFGIEFDGSDRSIDVHIKNLRKKIEEDTKSPRYIVTVTKIGYKFGDEV from the coding sequence ATGAACAACATTTTAATAATTGAAGATGAAAAAAGCGTATCAGACGTTGTAAAAGCATATTTGGAAAGAGAAGGATATGGGGTGTATTCCACTGAAAATGGATTAGATGGAATTGAAGTTTTTAGAAAAGAAAGGATTGATCTTGTAATTTTAGATTTAATGCTTCCAGATATTGATGGTGAGGAAGTTTGTAAGATATTAAGAAAAATATCAGATGTATATATTTTTATGCTAACTGCTAAAAGTACATTAAGTGATAAAATTGAAGGGTTAAATATTGGAGCAGATGAATACCTAACAAAACCATTAAGTCCAAGAGAACTTACTGCGCGTGTAAATGCATTGTTCAGAAGAGTAAGAACAAGAAAAGAAAATGTACTTTCTTTTAATAATAACAAATTAATAATTGATTTTGATAAGAGATTAGTTAAATTGAGTGGAGAGGAAGTAAGTTTAACTCCAAATGAATTTGATATATTATATATTTTAGCTTCAAATCAAGGAAAAGTATTTACACGGGAAGCAATAATAGAGAGAGCTTTTGGAATCGAATTTGATGGTTCAGACAGAAGTATAGATGTTCATATCAAAAATTTACGTAAGAAAATTGAAGAAGATACCAAGTCTCCTCGATATATAGTTACTGTTACAAAAATTGGTTATAAATTTGGTGATGAAGTATGA
- a CDS encoding heavy-metal-associated domain-containing protein, which translates to MKSYSLRFKQENMLCHRCLMNVVKTLSSIQGLLGVDVSLESKKIKVIYRDKEISRDDIKEIVNRSILSGKVVKLKH; encoded by the coding sequence ATGAAAAGCTATAGTTTACGTTTTAAACAAGAAAATATGCTTTGTCATAGGTGTCTAATGAATGTTGTAAAAACATTAAGCTCCATTCAAGGTTTATTAGGAGTTGATGTTAGTTTAGAATCAAAGAAAATTAAAGTAATCTATAGAGATAAAGAGATATCAAGAGATGATATTAAAGAAATAGTAAATAGATCAATTTTAAGTGGTAAAGTAGTTAAGCTTAAACATTAA